In a single window of the Oculatellaceae cyanobacterium genome:
- the ntrB gene encoding nitrate ABC transporter permease, whose protein sequence is MTARTERRLPSTNLPNFFKAWLQKQTKVFVPPIIAITVILVIWQILCPPGSKGLPGPLQVLTDTWFPYILFPFFDNGGTDKGLGLQIFASLQRVAIGFSLSAIVGIGLGIMIGTNKVLYRALDPIFQVLRTIPPLAWLPISLAAFQQSNPSAIFVIFVTSIWPIIINTTVGVQQIPQDYRNVSKVLRLSKKTYFLKILIPAAIPYIFTGLRIGIGLSWLAIVAAEMLVGGVGIGFFIWDAYNNSLLSQIILALLYVGVVGLFLDRMVAFLASKVVPEEQK, encoded by the coding sequence ATGACAGCTAGAACTGAACGTCGCCTTCCTAGTACAAACCTGCCTAATTTTTTCAAAGCTTGGTTACAGAAACAGACCAAAGTATTTGTGCCGCCAATAATTGCGATCACAGTTATCTTAGTAATCTGGCAAATTCTTTGTCCTCCTGGCTCCAAAGGCTTACCAGGGCCATTACAAGTCTTGACTGACACTTGGTTTCCTTATATCCTGTTTCCCTTTTTTGACAACGGGGGTACTGATAAAGGTTTAGGTTTACAAATATTTGCCAGTTTACAAAGAGTAGCTATTGGCTTTTCATTATCAGCAATAGTTGGAATTGGATTAGGGATAATGATTGGGACAAACAAAGTCCTTTATCGTGCCTTAGACCCCATATTTCAAGTATTACGAACCATTCCCCCGTTAGCATGGCTTCCAATTTCTTTGGCTGCCTTTCAACAAAGTAATCCTTCCGCTATCTTTGTAATCTTCGTAACATCAATTTGGCCAATCATTATTAATACCACCGTTGGTGTACAACAAATTCCTCAAGACTATAGAAACGTTTCTAAAGTCTTGCGGCTATCTAAAAAAACGTATTTCTTGAAAATTTTAATTCCCGCAGCCATTCCCTATATTTTCACAGGGTTAAGAATTGGGATTGGTTTATCTTGGTTAGCAATTGTGGCAGCAGAAATGTTAGTCGGCGGAGTAGGCATCGGCTTCTTTATTTGGGATGCTTACAACAATTCATTACTAAGCCAAATTATTTTAGCACTGCTTTATGTTGGCGTTGTTGGTCTATTTTTAGACAGAATGGTAGCTTTTCTCGCCTCAAAAGTTGTTCCTGAAGAACAAAAATAA
- a CDS encoding CmpA/NrtA family ABC transporter substrate-binding protein, producing MTQFSRRKFLFTAGAATAGTILIHGCSTGPVDTSKKTATAVAQSANAPKVETTAAKLGFIALTDSAPLIIAKEKGFFDKYGMKDVEVTKQASWPVTRDNLELGSGGGGIDGAHILTPMPYLMTMGKITKQPVPMYLLARLNTNGQAISVSNAYKDLKVGLDSKPMVQAIAKAKSAGKSELKVAITFPGGTHDLWMRYWLAAGGIDPVKDVSVVPVPPPQMVANMKTGNMEAFCVGEPWNAQLVNQSQGYTALVTGELWKDHPEKAFSMRADWVDKNPNAAKAILMAIQEAQQWCDKPENKEEMCNIVSQSKWFKVPAKDIIERSKGNIDYGDGRAPVQNSPLLMKFWADNASYPYKSHDLWFLTENIRWGYIPADTKTKELVDKVNREDLWKEAAKALGVPDSQIPTSSSRGVETFFDGVKFDPEKPEEYLNSLKIKKV from the coding sequence ATGACGCAGTTTTCTAGAAGAAAATTTCTGTTCACAGCCGGAGCAGCTACCGCAGGGACAATATTAATACATGGCTGTTCTACAGGCCCAGTTGATACCAGTAAAAAAACTGCTACTGCTGTCGCTCAGTCAGCTAATGCGCCAAAAGTAGAAACAACTGCTGCCAAATTAGGATTTATCGCTTTAACTGATTCTGCACCCCTAATTATTGCTAAAGAAAAGGGCTTTTTTGACAAATATGGCATGAAGGATGTTGAAGTTACCAAACAAGCTTCATGGCCTGTAACTCGTGACAATTTAGAGCTAGGTTCTGGTGGCGGTGGTATTGATGGCGCACACATCTTAACACCCATGCCTTACCTAATGACTATGGGTAAGATTACTAAGCAGCCAGTACCAATGTATCTTCTGGCGCGGTTAAATACTAACGGTCAGGCAATATCTGTTTCTAACGCTTATAAAGATTTAAAAGTTGGTTTAGATAGTAAGCCAATGGTACAAGCTATAGCTAAAGCTAAATCTGCTGGTAAAAGCGAACTCAAAGTCGCAATTACATTCCCTGGCGGTACACACGATCTATGGATGCGCTACTGGTTAGCAGCAGGTGGTATCGATCCAGTGAAAGATGTTTCCGTAGTTCCTGTTCCGCCACCACAAATGGTGGCAAATATGAAAACTGGCAACATGGAAGCTTTTTGTGTAGGTGAACCTTGGAATGCACAGTTAGTTAACCAATCGCAAGGTTACACCGCTTTAGTAACAGGAGAACTTTGGAAAGATCACCCAGAAAAAGCGTTTTCTATGCGTGCAGATTGGGTAGATAAAAATCCTAATGCCGCCAAAGCAATTTTAATGGCAATTCAAGAAGCGCAGCAGTGGTGCGATAAGCCAGAAAATAAAGAGGAAATGTGCAATATTGTCTCGCAATCTAAGTGGTTTAAAGTACCAGCCAAAGATATTATCGAACGCTCTAAAGGCAATATTGACTATGGTGATGGTCGCGCACCAGTCCAAAATAGCCCACTATTAATGAAATTTTGGGCAGATAACGCTTCCTATCCTTATAAGAGCCATGATTTATGGTTTTTAACTGAAAATATTCGCTGGGGCTATATTCCTGCTGACACTAAAACTAAAGAACTTGTAGATAAAGTCAATCGAGAAGATTTGTGGAAAGAAGCAGCCAAAGCTTTAGGCGTTCCTGATTCTCAAATTCCCACAAGCAGTTCTCGCGGGGTTGAAACTTTCTTTGATGGCGTGAAATTTGACCCGGAAAAACCTGAAGAGTACTTAAACAGTCTCAAAATTAAAAAAGTTTAA